The following DNA comes from Picosynechococcus sp. PCC 7003.
GAGCGCGACGATATCCAGCTCATAGGGCTCACGCACATCAATGAGTTGCAAAGCTTCGGTCGTGGCGACCCGCTGGGCAAAAACCGTAGGACTGACGGCCTGGAGTTGTGGGTTAGAACTGGGGTTTGTCATGGTTAAGCTGGCAGGGTAAAAGAAATGAACATTTTTAGCATTTTCTGACTCTATTTGGGAACGCTAAGGCTGAATTGCTAGGGGATCTTCACCTTAGGGGGGTTCAAGGTTAAGGAGTATTGCAGTTCCCCCGGAGAGTCGGTCAAGGCAATTTGGGAATGGTACAAGTAACGGTAGAGGCGTTAGATCTTCTGTCCCACTTTTTTGAAGATGGTACAGGGTAACGCATTCTGCTTGGCGATCGCCTTTGTTCTGCGTTAACGATTTATATAAATATTCCATTTTTAAGAAACAGCCGTTAATTTTTTTGAGTTTGTATGAACTTTGCGAATTTTCCGTGGTTATCCACGATTATTTTATTTCCCATCATTGCGGCATTATTTTTGCCCATCATCCCCGATAAAGATGGGAAAACAGTGCGCTGGTATGCCTTGACCATTGGCTTAATTGACTTTGTGTTCATCGTGACAGCCTTTTACACGGGCTACGATTTTGGCAGCCCGAACCTGCAACTGGTAGAGAGCTACACCTGGGTCGAAGCAATCGATCTGCGGTGGTCAGTGGGGGCCGATGGCCTCTCCATGCCCTTGATCCTTCTGACGGGGTTTATTACAACTTTGGCGATCTTGGCGGCCTGGCCCGTGAGCTTTAAGCCGAAGCTATTTTATTTCCTGATGCTGCTGATGTATGGCGGTCAAATCGCTGTCTTTGCCGTGCAGGATATGTTGCTATTTTTCTTTACCTGGGAACTGGAACTGGTTCCGGTTTACCTGATTTTGTCCATTTGGGGCGGTAAAAAACGACTCTATGCCGCAACGAAATTTATTCTTTATACCGCTGGCGGCTCGTTATTTATTCTGATCGCTGCCCTGACCATGGCTTTCTATGGAGATACGGTCACCTTTGATATGACGGCGATCGCCCAGAAAGACTTTGGCATTAACCTCCAACTGCTGCTCTATGGCGGCCTCCTGATCGCCTACGGGGTGAAGTTACCGATTTTCCCTCTGCATACCTGGCTCCCCGATGCCCACGGTGAAGCCACGGCCCCAGCCCACATGCTCCTGGCAGGCATCCTCTTAAAAATGGGTGGTTACGCCCTGCTGCGGATGAATGCCGGGATGCTCCCCGATGCCCACGCCCTTTTTGGCCCGGTTCTCGTCATCTTAGGGGTCGTCAATATTGTCTATGCGGCTCTAACTTCCTTTGCCCAACGGAATCTCAAACGAAAAATCGCCTATTCCTCCATTTCCCACATGGGCTTTGTGCTGATTGGGATGGCTTCGTTTACCGATTTGGGCACCAGCGGCGCAATGTTGCAGATGATTTCCCACGGACTCATTGGCGCAAGCCTCTTCTTTATGGTTGGTGCCACCTATGACCGTACCCACACCCTAATGCTCGATGAAATGGGTGGAGTCGGCAAAAAGATGAAGAAAATCTTCGCCATGTGGACGACCTGCTCGATGGCATCTTTGGCGTTGCCGGGGATGAGTGGTTTCGTCGCTGAATTAATGGTGTTTGTTGGTTTTGCCACCAGTGACGCCTATAGCCCCACCTTCCGGGTGATCATCGTTTTCCTCGCGGCAGTGGGTGTTATTTTAACGCCGATTTACCTGCTTTCAATGTTGCGGGAAATTCTCTATGGCCCCGAAAACAAAGAGCTTGTGGAGCATGAAAAACTGATCGACGCCGAACCCCGCGAAGTTTTTGTGATTGCTTGTCTGTTGATTCCGATTATTGGGATTGGTCTGTATCCGAAGGCGGTTACCCAGATCTATGCTTCTACTACAGAAAATCTGACGGCGATTCTACGCCAATCGGTGCCGAGTCTCCAGCAAACAGCAAAAGCACCTAGTTTAGATGTAGCGGTGCTGCATGCTCCAGAGATTCGTCCCTAGGCGTAATAACCTCTAGTGATCTTTAGGCGGTGTGACTGGACACCGTCTTTTTTTGTCCTCAACAAATCTTAAACAAAGGCGATCGCCTACCGATTTTATTTATAGTTATAGTTGATTCGAATAAGTTCTAGAGGATTAAGGGTCATCGCAATAATCTCTAATAAGCTGGTCAAGACTGGTTCCCTCCGGCAAATATTCCCTTCTCTTCTTGAGAGCAGCAATCATGTTCTATTTTGTTGAAATCTGGGGAGTACTTTGGCAGAAACTTGACGATGTGCCCCTTCTGGTCGGCAAGTTCCCTTATCCTGCTTTTGCGGTGAATTGGAGCATTATCCGTGACTAATATTGAGTTCTCCTTCAACTGCGGCATCAACCAATGGGATAACCATGTCTCAAAACAGATGGCATTCACGCTTCCTGTAACCAACATCGGGGCAATCATCATAGCGTCTTGCTGCTTCTGCTTTGCTGCCGCCAGAGCGGACAAAGTTCACCACTCTTGTTCTGAGGTCTAAGCCATACATCTTTTCCCTCCATTCTTTATTCGAATTTACTATAACTACACAAAAAAGTGGGCCAGTCCACAGACTAACCCACATTATCTAACGATTTTTGGTGATCAGATCGCCATTATTGATCCTTCATCCAGTTATCATCAATCATCGCATCATCATCAATTACAGGCGCTTTCCCCTGAACGTCCGACGGAATCGGCGTATCATCAGAAATTAGTTCATCGCCAGAGATAATGTCCTTGCGATTCGATTTTCCTTCCGTAAAGGCTCGCGCTGTTTGATCATCAAGAATTTCGCTGCCATCAAGATCATCGTAGGAGCGGCTCGACAACCCAGCACCATTGTCATTAGTCACAACATTGCTGTAGCCATTGGGAGACCGTGAAGTCCCTTCGTCTACGAAATCATTTTGGCTTGCAAACCCCGTTCCCGCCGGAATCAAGCGACCGATAATCACGTTTTCCTTGAGGCCCCGCAACCAGTCAGATTTCCCTTCAATAGCTGCTTCGGTGAGTACCCGTGTGGTCTCTTGGAAGGAAGCCGCAGAGATAAAGCTGTCGGTGTTCAAGGAAGCTTTAGTAATCCCCAGGAGTACCGGAGTATAACGAGCCGGCGCGCCACCAGTAATCGACATTGCTTCGTTAACCTGTTCTACTTGACGTAGCTCGATTAACTCCCCTGGCAACATTGTGGTGTCGCCACCATCATCGATGCGGACTTTTGCCGTCATCTGGCGCACGATCACTTCGATGTGTTTATCAGAAATGTCAATGCCCTGGGACTGGTAAACCCGCTGTACTTCTTCTACCAAGAACCGTTGGGATTCCCGGAGACCAATCAAAGCCGCGTCGTAGATCCCCTTACTCTCAGCGTAGTAATCGAAGAAAATTTCCAGGATTTCGTGGGGATTATTCAAGCCATCGGTGAGGGCTTCTGCGGGGCCAACCCGTTGACCATCGACCACCATCACACTTTGGTTTAGGCTGACCGGATATTCGCTAATGACACCGTCATCTTCGATGACTTTGACATCCACGGTTTCATCATCAAGGTATTCGACTTGGCAGGTACCAGGACGACGGGCGAGCACTGCTGCTTCCTTGGGTTTCCGGGCTTCGAGCAATTCTTCGATCCGGGGGAGACCCTGGATGATGTCCCCGGTTTTTGCCCGCTCAAAGACGAGTAGAACAAGATTGTCACCCCGTTGGACGAGATCACCTTCGTCGATGTGCAGGACTGCACCACCGGACACACGGTAAGGCCGAGCGTGACGGAGGACAATTTCTTTGTCGCTGACTTTGAGGACTTGGGCGGAATCTTCGATCACAACGCCTTCAGCAATTTCGGTGCCAGCAACCACCAGGGTATTTTCTTTGACCTTGGCTTTGCCGTCGATAGCTAGGGTTTGGCGATCGCTATCGCGCACAATCAATAAACGACGAATCGCTTCTTGACCAGAGCGAATCCCCCGAACTTCACCGGGTTCTTTACATTGGATTTCCGTGCGGGCCACCACTGCACCGGGTAAAATCTCTTGGCCGTCTTCGACCATGAGTCGGGTCTGAACTTGGCCGCCAAAGGGATCACTATCGGAATCACGGCGGAGAATCAAGGATTCAAGAATCACCAACTGCAGACGTTTAACTTCGTCATCGGTGGGATCATCTTGAAGTTCAATGTCCGCATAGAGGTTTGCGAGGACGTCTTCATCTTCCCCTTCAATAGCGCCAATTTCGATAATCAATTGGGTGCTCAGGAGAGAAACGCCATCCACGGATTTAACCCGTTCGCCATCTTTGAAAAATAGGCGCTGGACGGAATGGAGTTCGATATTCCGGCCGGCTCCCTGTTCGTTAATGGAACCTTGGGACGGTTCAACCGGAGTATCCTCGACTTGGAATTCCTCGACGGGACGGACAAGAAGGGCCACCCCTTCGGTGCTGATCACTTTTTCACCGTAGCTTAGTTTGTCGATGGTCACCCCAGGGATAACTTCTTCACCGGGCTGAATCAGTTGTTCGTGATATTTGTCGGCGATCGCCTCTTCGGTGAGGTGCAATTCACCCGGCTTAATAATCACTTCCCGGAGAATGTCATTCTTTTCGATGACCTCTGCCACCCCAGCCGATTGGGAGAAAATGTCCTTAACGACTTCCGTTCCCGCTTCGACATACTGGCCATCTTCGACGATACGGAGCGAGCTATCTTTGTTGACCTCGTGGGTTTCTTCCGGGATCCAGAGGAGTGTGCCCCCTTTCAGGACTTCATAACCCTGTTTTTTCGTGCCTTTGGCCACCTCTACGCCAGCATATTTGATGATCCCCCCGGTGGTCGTCCGGTAGCGATCATCGATGAGTTCGGCGATGTTGGCATTGTTTTGAACCTTCGTGCCAGGGGCTGTTTTCAGGAGGAACTGATCCCCTTTAGAGGTTTCAATGACGTATTGCTCTGAGCCGCCGCCAGTTTCATGGAGCACCTTCGCCTCATCTAGGAGCACCGAAGCCGTGACAATTTCAATCTCTCGGCTATTGGGAATGAGTCGTACAACACCACCGGAGAGGGAAACTAATTTGGTCTCAGCCAGAATATCGCCCACATTGACATGGGTGCCGTTTTCAACGACAGGTTCAGCCCCAGCCGGCAGATTATAGACATCCCCAGCTAGAACCCACATCAAACCACTTCTTTGGGCGGAGCGGGTTGTATTGCCTTGACGGTCAGTTTTTTCTTCTGCGATGAGGTTGTCAAACAGAACTTCCCCAGCTAGATCGGAAGAAACGTCTTTGGTCGCTCTCTCGGTAGATTTTTGGGTTTTCTGACCCGCGCCAACCTCAACCAGCAGATCGCCTTTCTTGACAGAAGCGCCTTCTGCTACCAGGACAAAGGAACCAGGGGAGAGGGCATGGCTCACCATTTTGCCGTTATCACTGGGCTTCAGTACCAGGGTGCCGGCTACTTCTACCTGTTCTACTTCATCCCCGTGGGGCGTCCGCATCCGTCGAGTGCTGAGGCCATCTTTAAACTGAATCGTACCAGCTTTGGAAGCCTTGATCGTCCGGGCTGCTTCCTTGGTAAATACCCCCCCTGTGTGGAAAGTCCGCATGGTTAACTGGGTGCCGGGTTCCCCAATGGATTGGGCCGCAATAATCCCGACGGCTTCTCCCATATCAACCATGTGACCATGGGCGAGACTCCAACCATAGCACTTGCGACAGACGGAACGGGCTGCTTCACAGGTCAAAGGCGATCGCACTTCTACTTCCTTTACCGTTGTTGCAATTTTCTTTGCCAGATCCGCGTCAATATCTTGATTCCGCTGGGCAATGACTTCTCCTGTTTTGGGATCGACCACATCGGCATTGAGCACCCGACCAAAGAGGCGGTCTTCGAGGGAAATCTGTTCGCGTTCACCATCGGTCATGGCGCGGAGTTTGAGGCCCCGGGCGGTGCCGCAGTCTTCTTCGCGAACAATCACATCCTGGGAAACATCCACCAAACGTCGGGTCAAATAACCAGAGTCTGCTGTACGAAGGGCGGTATCTACCAGACCTTTACGGGCACCATAGGAAGAAATAATGTATTCCGTGACTGTGAGACCTTCCCGGAAGTTGGTTTTAATCGGCAAGTCAATGATTTCCCCTTGGGGATCCGCCATCAAACCACGCATCCCAACCAACTGACGCACCTGGGAAAGATTACCCCGGGCACCACTGAATGCCATCATGTAGACGGAGTTGAGGGGGTTGGTTTCCCGGAAGTTTTTGACCACTTCATCTTTGAGGGATTCGGAAGTACTGTTCCAGGTGTCAATTACTTTTTGGAAACGTTCAACCTCAGTGATTTCACCACGGGAATAGCGAGCTTCTGTGGTTTTAATTTCTTGTTCGGCACTGTCTAGCATCTGCCGCTTGATGGGAGGCACCTGGAGGTCATCGACACTAATCGACACACCAGCCTGGGTTGCGTAACGAAAACCAAGGGTCTTCAATTCGTCGGCCATGGTGGCACAGTGGGCAGAACCAAAACTGGTGTAGGCCCAGGACATCAGTTTTTTCAGGCGTCCTTTATCGATGATGCGGTTATAAAAAACGGCGGGTTTTTCCTTTGTCATGGTTTTTTGTGGTCTCTGGTGTTAATAACTTAAGAAGAAAAACTAAAGAAAGAAAAAGGCGATCGCCCTTTTCTTTCCATTTACAGTCGCCTTACACAGGCAGGCCCTCTGGGAGCGTTCGTCCTGTCAAATCAAGGGCATCCTGGATTGTCTTGTTGTAGATAATTC
Coding sequences within:
- a CDS encoding NAD(P)H-quinone oxidoreductase subunit 4 translates to MNFANFPWLSTIILFPIIAALFLPIIPDKDGKTVRWYALTIGLIDFVFIVTAFYTGYDFGSPNLQLVESYTWVEAIDLRWSVGADGLSMPLILLTGFITTLAILAAWPVSFKPKLFYFLMLLMYGGQIAVFAVQDMLLFFFTWELELVPVYLILSIWGGKKRLYAATKFILYTAGGSLFILIAALTMAFYGDTVTFDMTAIAQKDFGINLQLLLYGGLLIAYGVKLPIFPLHTWLPDAHGEATAPAHMLLAGILLKMGGYALLRMNAGMLPDAHALFGPVLVILGVVNIVYAALTSFAQRNLKRKIAYSSISHMGFVLIGMASFTDLGTSGAMLQMISHGLIGASLFFMVGATYDRTHTLMLDEMGGVGKKMKKIFAMWTTCSMASLALPGMSGFVAELMVFVGFATSDAYSPTFRVIIVFLAAVGVILTPIYLLSMLREILYGPENKELVEHEKLIDAEPREVFVIACLLIPIIGIGLYPKAVTQIYASTTENLTAILRQSVPSLQQTAKAPSLDVAVLHAPEIRP
- a CDS encoding DNA-directed RNA polymerase subunit beta', which produces MTKEKPAVFYNRIIDKGRLKKLMSWAYTSFGSAHCATMADELKTLGFRYATQAGVSISVDDLQVPPIKRQMLDSAEQEIKTTEARYSRGEITEVERFQKVIDTWNSTSESLKDEVVKNFRETNPLNSVYMMAFSGARGNLSQVRQLVGMRGLMADPQGEIIDLPIKTNFREGLTVTEYIISSYGARKGLVDTALRTADSGYLTRRLVDVSQDVIVREEDCGTARGLKLRAMTDGEREQISLEDRLFGRVLNADVVDPKTGEVIAQRNQDIDADLAKKIATTVKEVEVRSPLTCEAARSVCRKCYGWSLAHGHMVDMGEAVGIIAAQSIGEPGTQLTMRTFHTGGVFTKEAARTIKASKAGTIQFKDGLSTRRMRTPHGDEVEQVEVAGTLVLKPSDNGKMVSHALSPGSFVLVAEGASVKKGDLLVEVGAGQKTQKSTERATKDVSSDLAGEVLFDNLIAEEKTDRQGNTTRSAQRSGLMWVLAGDVYNLPAGAEPVVENGTHVNVGDILAETKLVSLSGGVVRLIPNSREIEIVTASVLLDEAKVLHETGGGSEQYVIETSKGDQFLLKTAPGTKVQNNANIAELIDDRYRTTTGGIIKYAGVEVAKGTKKQGYEVLKGGTLLWIPEETHEVNKDSSLRIVEDGQYVEAGTEVVKDIFSQSAGVAEVIEKNDILREVIIKPGELHLTEEAIADKYHEQLIQPGEEVIPGVTIDKLSYGEKVISTEGVALLVRPVEEFQVEDTPVEPSQGSINEQGAGRNIELHSVQRLFFKDGERVKSVDGVSLLSTQLIIEIGAIEGEDEDVLANLYADIELQDDPTDDEVKRLQLVILESLILRRDSDSDPFGGQVQTRLMVEDGQEILPGAVVARTEIQCKEPGEVRGIRSGQEAIRRLLIVRDSDRQTLAIDGKAKVKENTLVVAGTEIAEGVVIEDSAQVLKVSDKEIVLRHARPYRVSGGAVLHIDEGDLVQRGDNLVLLVFERAKTGDIIQGLPRIEELLEARKPKEAAVLARRPGTCQVEYLDDETVDVKVIEDDGVISEYPVSLNQSVMVVDGQRVGPAEALTDGLNNPHEILEIFFDYYAESKGIYDAALIGLRESQRFLVEEVQRVYQSQGIDISDKHIEVIVRQMTAKVRIDDGGDTTMLPGELIELRQVEQVNEAMSITGGAPARYTPVLLGITKASLNTDSFISAASFQETTRVLTEAAIEGKSDWLRGLKENVIIGRLIPAGTGFASQNDFVDEGTSRSPNGYSNVVTNDNGAGLSSRSYDDLDGSEILDDQTARAFTEGKSNRKDIISGDELISDDTPIPSDVQGKAPVIDDDAMIDDNWMKDQ